The Pyrus communis chromosome 5, drPyrComm1.1, whole genome shotgun sequence region TGGATGTTTGCCGTTCAATTCTGCTGGTCCTGGTTTTGCTTCAACATCCTCTGGGTGCGTGCTGCTCACTTCCATTGGACCAAGTTTCTCTTCAATACCCTTGACTGCAGATGTTAACGATCTCACATCTCGAGCATCTGCTAATTGACTGGATGAAGATGCCTGCCATGTAAACATGAAATGTGATCATCTTAATTAGCATATCATTGTTTTTAATTTCCATTAAAATTTATGTCCAACAAAAATGCAACATACGAAGAAACTCACCTTTTCTACTTGCTCCACCCGTTTCTTTAGATCCTCCACAGATGCTTCCTTGTGGATAGTTTGAAGAATGAAAAGCAAGTGAGAATGGAGATCATCCAAACGATGTTGCTCAACTTTACAGTGTGGTACAGGAGATTGACAACCCACTGCATAGAAAGGACAACTAACAAGCTTCATTGGACAGACAGTAATACAATGTCTGTCCATCTCGCGTCTCATGATGGTACTGGAGCAGTTTTGTTCACATGGAATTATCTTGAACGGGcaaattgaatcatgtttctccATGTGACTTGCACAAAATACAATAGTACAACCTTCATTTGTGCAAGTCATAGACCTAAAACTGCAGCTTGAAGCATGCTCGGCAAGCGCTTCTGAAGAGTTAAACTTCATGTTGCAGTGATGTTCATTCTTGAAGTCGACATTCTTAAGCAGAGTCTGTGCTATTGCTTCTCTTTTATCAATCAGCCAAAACCCGTTTATTTCCATCTCTTGAACGAAATCATCTATGTTATCTTCTCTTTTTTCACTTAGCAGCCATCCTGTAACCCGACTAAATAGATTTCTCTTGGAACTTGCAAAGTCATCAACAAAATCAGAAATGATGTCATACGGATGATCAGAGACTTGTGCATCAGTCCCACCCTCTAAGATAACAGACTCCGCTACAAAATTTTCGCTTCTCTGAGTAATGTACTCCACCATTTCCTTTCTGAGATCAGCAGCCACTGAACCAGCAGTCCTGAAGATATCACCAGATGTGTTGTCAACACAAGCTGTAGCTAATCCAGGGATGAGCACTTGAGCTATCTTGTAAACTAATTCTGTGTCGTAAAGATCACAATGAAACGAAGGACCTCCATCCTTCCCGTCTTCAATCTTTTCCGGTTTGAGTTCCACATTACTTGCAGGTAGATCATCAATGGTTGACAATTCCTACAAACAATTTCATCCTTTAATACACCAAATTAACCAGTAAGTTCTATTTTCCAACAGAATGTTCAACGAACGAttttgaaatcaaattcttcatcctcaaattcaaaacaaaaaaccaaatcctTTGATTTTTCACATACAAGTAAATTACATTACTCTTGACATTATATTCTCCTAAACGCGTTCAAAGATCAACATCTGTTATTCATAAAGCTTATCTACTCTTTACAATTCATATCAATTACGATCATGACTTCCATTTTCCAGGTAATGATAGTAAGAAGAATGAAAAATCTGCTGCCTGCTGGGTGCTGGCCAATTGAAATATCTCAAATTCCTTCTAGACATATATAGCAAAACTTACTGATTGCAAACAATtgagggaactttaacgaaaagctcccgatactattcattttaacgaaaaactacatttttacactaaaaagtcaatcatgataccattcactttaccctttattttgtccttatcgttgaaaactcaaagttttcaacctttcattagttttcctaacaaTTTAAGACTAGTTTTTGTAAAGAAAGGCATGATTTGTATTACCTGCATCATTTTTGCAATGAAGGGGTTGGAGATGTGCTCaaaaatcttcttcttcttcaaaggGTGCCTCCTTCACTTGTGTGTGGATCCATCATTATGCAATGCCCAATGCCAACGCCGATACCCAgaatgaaaattcaaaagaattcaacaaacaaaagtaATCATTCGGCAGGGACGGGAAGGGGGGGTTTGCTACAGATGGGGAAGGGAAAGGTAAGTTTCCATGGATGACATTGATGGTTTCACGTAAAAAAATGAATAAGTAAACTATTTTCTTCTTGTCTGGTTTGGGAATTCCGACGAGGATGGAGGAGAAAGTATTTGTCTTTGACTTTTAAAAACAAAGGACACAATCACATGTCATCTTTTTATGGATAAAATCACAAAGTCACCACAGTACCAACAGATAATAAGGGTAACGTtgttgtagacaaaatttgcaaactaaatgatttaTTACTAATATAGATGAGCATATTTATCAGTGCttaataataatccaatcatcaatttccatgtcattttgtttacaaatttagtctctctagcattacatGTTAgctaataatctaatcatcaactctcatgtcatttagtttataaaatttcttctctctagcattacccaatTAAGAAAGGGTAATcgggaaatcaaaattttaagctaaattttgtaaaccaaatgatgtagatgttgatgattagattattaagTGTTAActaacgtgtttattttctattggtgacatattTAAAGAGTTAAAAAATGGACATCAACCATCAACAATTAAATGTGGTTTACAAAAtgcaattttaaaaaatatcatGCACCAGCTTTTGGAACGTACACTTTGGTAGAAATTTGATGAATTGGTCTACTAGATTATTGTTGGAATGAGTTTGTTTGACTtcataactttagccttctgaatcTCATGTGTATTGAAAAACTTTGAatatatgtgtttagtcttatagCCTTTGATGAATTATTCCTTCATTTGAGCAATACACGATACATTATCTTCATGAACGATAGTTGGAGTGTTTCCTTTTGAAGATAGACCACATGAGTTTCGAATGttatggatcattgatcttaacaaGGAAGTATTTTTGGGTGATTGGAAGATGTAACAACTAGAGTTTGTTTTGTTAAGTGCCATGATAATGCAGTATTTTCATAAGTGAACAGATCTCCAGTTTGTGAGCGGGTTTTATGCGTATTAGAGAAGAAAGTAGTATTAGTTCGCAAGATAGCTCAAGTATTTGCTTCAAGGGAAGCATCGTTCACTTCTAAGCATGGCGTCGATCCAATTGGTCGGGACtactgattttttttatcaaaaacacATTGTTCTGCTCAATCACAAAGAGTACTGATATCGGCTGACTGTACTATGTAAACCCGCGCTCTTTATATTGCAACTACAGGAGCAAATTTGTGGTTGTAAAGTACTGAATGTTTTTTTGGCGCTTATGCTTTAGCGACATTTTCCTCGTAAAGTTTTCATTTGGGAACTGATTCTGAAAATTGCGGAATTATACTCAACGACTAACTTAAAATCTTGGGTTCACAGGTGTGTCCAATCATAACGAGTTATAAAGAGAGTCACCATTTTCTGGTGAATATATCTATATCAAGGCATTCCAAAGAGCCAATGGCTCTTCAACCATCAGGTATTTGCTTTTCAATCCTTCATGGATGTGGCGACAAATAAATATCATGGCTTTAGCTTGATCTTGGGAGGTTGTAGTGTTTTCTTCCCTAATGGTGTCCCCAAAATTTCTTGCCTCAAGATAGATATTTGCATCTACGACCAATGTAAGGTGGTTCTTTCTAGTGATGTCAATTGCGACAAACTTTTGGTTcttacaaaattttcatttttgaactcCAGAACAAACTAAGCAATTGAAACTCAGACTCAAGGATAACTTATAAggatattaattaaaaatggttAGATAATTAGTGATACTCACTACACAGACACTACCATCAGTATTGAGTATTATCACCACAAAAAGTTGATGAGAAGTGCAATTGTAGCGCATAACTTTATTGGAATTATGTAATGCATGATAGACGATTATATTGCAATACTCAAGTTATTAACAGAATTAGTATAACAAATATTGAGTTAGTAGTCAGGTGTTATaccaaataagaaattaaaaacataagaaGTTAGTAAGATGAGGATTAGGACAAGGCATGGAGGTTTCAGATCTTCATCGTGGTGGCGATGAAGCACACAACAtgtgatgaagaaaagaaagagaaaccGTAAAATTCTTATGGGAAACATTTTGAGGAAAATGAAAAACTGATTAGGACGTTGTGCTGATAACGTGctataaataagtaaaaatgaGAGAAGACCTTTAATAGATATTGAAGCGGAATGAGATCCATGTAtcacttaatttatttttattttttactgatGTTAGTCGAAAATGAGCATAGAAAAGACATGCAATAACCTTGAGAAAAGTAATAGTATTGTATCTTCTTTATATTTTGATCATACACTGCTTGTTCTTTACCCGAGCTTTTAACGTGCGAGAGTCTAccgtaccaaaaaaaaaaaaattaatgcatGTTGAAATTTTACACACCAAAGCAAATTGTCTTTTACCACAGTAGCAGAAAAAGAATTAAACGCTTACGGCATGAATTCCAACTCTATCGTTAGTTGATCTAccgtttaatttaaaaataacaaaaaataaaaaaagtttacaCACTAGCCTGATAATTTTGACTTCTACCGTTTCATCTTCCGTTCCCACATCCTGCAGTTCAAACGAAACTGAGTCATCATCATAGTGATtacattatcatcatcatcacgaTTCACGACTCCCATGGTCGTCAAATGGCCGGGAACTGCCTGCAAGCCGCGGAGCTAACCACGAGCGGCCGCCCAGTCCTTCTCCCAACTGAGATCGAATGTTCCCTCCTTTCCGCCGTAGACCTCGAATGCGAAGATCTCCCCAACTTCCCTCACCTCAAATCGGGTCTCCTCATTCTCACCACCCACCGCCTCTTATGGCTTCCCGACTCCACCACCACAATAGCCACCGCCTCTTCTTCAGCCTCCGCCATCCCTCTCGCTGCCATCACCCACATCTTTGCCGCCAAAAAGTCGATCAAGTCCATGTTCGCCTGGCCCCGGTTCAGGTTCCAGCTCTCGGTTTCGCCCGAAGGCCGGGTTCCGGATTCGGGttcgggttcgaggtcggtggTTGTGACGGTGGTGGTGAGGGGGAAGGGCGATTTGGACGCGTTTTTGAGCAAATTTTGGGAGAGCTGGCGGGGTAGAGCCTGGGAGATTGGGGATGAGCCGGGCAGCTCCGATGCGGTTTCGGGTTCCGGTTCGGCGTCCAGCTCCGGGTTGTATACGAGGGAAGGGACGGTGAGGATGGTTGGAGTTTCGGGGATATTGAGGAAAGAACAGGAGATGTGGGAGAGTACCGATAAGAGCTTGCAGGACGCTTTCCAGGACTTGAATGCTCTCATGGTAATAAAAATGTCGTCTTTCGGTTACCATGACAAACAATTTCTAGAATTTCAGGGATTTAATTGCTGCATTTGAATTCTTCAATTTGTATAATTTTCGATTGGAGTTGAGTGTGCGTGCATTCTGTTTGTGAATGGTTTTACATTGTAGAGTAATATTAAATTTACAGAGTAAGGCTAAAGAGATGGTGATGCTAGCAGAAAAAATGAGGCAGAAGCTTTTATCTGGCTCGACTTCGCAGCCAAATGACGAGGAATTGGGTTCCAAACAAGAGATGCAGGATTGGATGCTGAGTGTTGGTATTATATCGCCCGTTACTAAGGAGTCTGCTGGTGCTCAGTATCACCAACAATTGTCCCGTCAGGTTGTCTTCTTTCCGTTTTTTGTGTGAATGAAATCAGCTCTATTTACGTTCATTCTTATTGGATGTTAACGCTCACACGAAAAATGCATCATGTCATTtattattttctcaatttcttcGTCTtcgaaaagaaaattaattttctgTTGTTTCTGATAAATAGTTAGCAGATTTTGTCAGGCTTCCACTTGAGAAAGCTGGAGGAATGATGAATCTCATAGACATCTACTGTCTCTTCAATCGTGCTCGCGGCACAGGTGTTGTGTGATAATACCTCATCtcttgtttttaattttgttagcTCTAATTGGTTAAGTTTCGAGTTCATGTTGGAATTTTTGAATGGTGAAACGTGGCTTAGTATCTCTCTTTATGCAGAACTGATCTCACCAGAGGATTTGCTGCAAGCGTGTTCTCTTTGGGAGAAGTTTGACGTGTATGTAggaatttcttcaatttatttatttgaaagcATGGAAATACGTGAGTAAATAATGCAAACTATAAACGCTAGTTCACATTACTTGTAATGTGTAAAAAATGACTACCTGTCTGCATCAATATTATGTGACATGAGTACGGCAAGAGTACCATAATATCATCTTGTTGATTATTCTTTCATTTCAGCCCAGTAATGCTTCGTAAGTTTGATAGTGGAGTCATGGTCATCCAGAATAAGTCCCACAGTGACGAAGAGGTGATCTTATATCATTATAAGCTGTTTTATATTGATAAAATTGTGTAATTGTTTTGGTTGAAACACATCCGCTTTGCACTTCCGAGCCAAAATGGTGGAAAGCATGTATACTATTACACCATTAAAGCCCACCATAACCATAACACTACTAACCCTTGTGTAGTCCTGCTTCAAATGAATTGCTTTCGTACACAATAAGATTAAAGGATATTGGTTTCAAAAAAGAAGATAGATTCAGTTCTAACattttaagagaaaaaaaaatatttgttttggttCGAATGATTTTAATTCCAAGTTCCTCACAAGGAATTTGATTCCTGAACAGGAATGAGATAGATTTTATGCAGGTCCTAAATGGCGTTTCTCTTGATTGCTTTAGTGTAAGATAGCTAGAATAGGGAGGAATTAGAATTATTCCATTCTTCCATTCAAGCTATACGGTACACACCccttttttttagctttttttgataaaatGGTGAAAAACACATCCTGGCCATGTACGATACTAGAATGTACTTTATTTTGCATCTTAGATTATGACATCTGTCATTCTACATCAGAAGCCATTTCAAGTTGCATGAAACAACtcactatattttttaaatcaggTTTTTGCTAGAATCAAGACCCTTGTAACAAAGCCTGATGCTCTTCGAACTGGGATAAGTGCTAGTGATGCTGCAATTACATTAGGTATTGCACCAGGCATGGCCAAGGAGCATCTTCTTACTGCTGAAAGCAAAGGTACCCTGTTTGCAGAACATTGTTTGACAATACTCTGATGTTGTTTTCTTCATAAGAGTATATGTTTTCTATAAAATATATTAGTTCTATGGTTgagttttgattaattttggtTATATAGGTTTGCTGTGCAGAGATATTAGCCCTGATGGCTTTCGCTTTTATATCAACCTGTTTCCAGAATTCGATCCAGATGACTTGTACCTGTAAGTGAAAAATCTGTcgttgatcttgaagactgatgtTTCTCCTTATCTGATGCTTTTATCTCTTCTCCTGAAGGAACGTGTTTGTCAAATCTTAGTTACTTTGTCTCCAAGTGattcaatttgatttttatacaatttaagCATCTTCAAAAAGATTATCATTAGATCAACCTCTACAGTAGTACTTATTTGGTGGCAGAGCCAATGGTAAAAATAAAGTGAAAAGATGGATGATGGGGGTAGATaatgaatattttgttttccgGCCGTTATATTAGGCATGCAAGTACGTGGGGATATCCTAGACTTTGAATGCGAGAAATaacatctcaaaaaaaaaacatataatgggAACCCTATGACATTAGGATAGCACACATAATGCATGCGTCTGCGTATTCTCATGTGTAAAGTGTGTATGTGTGACAGGTTTAGCAGTTGGAATGTCCACTGTCAAAGTCCAGCATAACCATCCTGTGACTTTAAATTTCAAGCCTTGAACCACTGAAAAATGCCCCAGTTTTTCCCTTAAACCATCCCAAACCCTCGATCTACTTACGAACGCGATACATCTTGAAGTTTACACCCTGAAGCTATCCTACTTCACATTTATGCATTTCTGTAAAAAATTAATGTAGATGACAAGGTGGTGGTAGGACTAactcttatttttattatgtacATGCAATACATTTTCATTATCTATTTGTTTGTAATAAGTATATTGTCTTTGGACAGAGTGAAAGACTATGGAATCTATCACACATGGTTGAGGGCGGTGTCTGCTTCTGGATGAGAGGTGATTTGTGCGGTAATCCCTTTCTCCATTTTCACGCTGTTGGAATCAGAAGCAAATAAGACTGACATAAATGGATGAATGCTGAATGACGTACACAAATTGATGAATGCCGAATTTTTTCAGGTGAGTTTTTCCTATTTATCACTTAATTCCCCGGAAAACTTCAAACTTTCAATTTTGAGGCGATGCAGAGACTTAAGGTTCCATAAGGATGCATCAAGGGCATACTTGACTCCAATATAATAGAATTATGGGCATATATGTGCTTCTTGTGAGTTGGCGTCTCTGGTCCTTGCCCTTAACAAATACATCGACTTTGTAATTGAACAGAAA contains the following coding sequences:
- the LOC137734613 gene encoding vacuolar protein sorting-associated protein 36-like gives rise to the protein MAGNCLQAAELTTSGRPVLLPTEIECSLLSAVDLECEDLPNFPHLKSGLLILTTHRLLWLPDSTTTIATASSSASAIPLAAITHIFAAKKSIKSMFAWPRFRFQLSVSPEGRVPDSGSGSRSVVVTVVVRGKGDLDAFLSKFWESWRGRAWEIGDEPGSSDAVSGSGSASSSGLYTREGTVRMVGVSGILRKEQEMWESTDKSLQDAFQDLNALMSKAKEMVMLAEKMRQKLLSGSTSQPNDEELGSKQEMQDWMLSVGIISPVTKESAGAQYHQQLSRQLADFVRLPLEKAGGMMNLIDIYCLFNRARGTELISPEDLLQACSLWEKFDVPVMLRKFDSGVMVIQNKSHSDEEVFARIKTLVTKPDALRTGISASDAAITLGIAPGMAKEHLLTAESKGLLCRDISPDGFRFYINLFPEFDPDDLYLVKDYGIYHTWLRAVSASG
- the LOC137735686 gene encoding uncharacterized protein is translated as MMQELSTIDDLPASNVELKPEKIEDGKDGGPSFHCDLYDTELVYKIAQVLIPGLATACVDNTSGDIFRTAGSVAADLRKEMVEYITQRSENFVAESVILEGGTDAQVSDHPYDIISDFVDDFASSKRNLFSRVTGWLLSEKREDNIDDFVQEMEINGFWLIDKREAIAQTLLKNVDFKNEHHCNMKFNSSEALAEHASSCSFRSMTCTNEGCTIVFCASHMEKHDSICPFKIIPCEQNCSSTIMRREMDRHCITVCPMKLVSCPFYAVGCQSPVPHCKVEQHRLDDLHSHLLFILQTIHKEASVEDLKKRVEQVEKVSFFVSDARDVRSLTSAVKGIEEKLGPMEVSSTHPEDVEAKPGPAELNGKHPEDVEAKLGPTEVTSKPTEDLEAKLQPQEVNKRTPEAVETKLGPKEVSRKPPEDRETKLGSKETSSKTSKDPEANLRPNEVSSQPREDLETNQGSKEVSRKTSEDPEAKLRTKEPSRKSPENVEKKLAPKEVDGKPPEDHEAKIGTNEVSSQPREDCETSQGSKEVSSKPPENPEAKLGSKELSRKSPKDVEKKLAPKEVDSTPPEDHEPKTRTKDVDNESLKDIEVKRGPKEVNNESPKDIEAKVGPKEASSKDSKNFEAKVTPSESSSKPPEDLEAKLGPTEVSDKHKDSEESRETSTSKNVFEEAET